From a single Fusarium fujikuroi IMI 58289 draft genome, chromosome FFUJ_chr03 genomic region:
- a CDS encoding probable bifunctional P-450:NADPH-P450 reductase, with the protein MAAKQESKKHDDKHKGQIPGPKGLPIIGSLLDIDLTDSLKSIIDMAKDYPKLFALNIGGNTEVMICSRELMDELSDESRFHKLVVGGVEKLRPLAGDGLFSAQHNNQEWAIAHRILMPLFGPLTIREMFPDMRDISEQLCLKWARLGSSSTIDVGNDFTRLTLDTIALCTMGFRFNSFYSNDKMHPFVESMVAALIDAEKQSFLPDVVQSLRIRAQSHFKKHAAVMKSTCQDILDQRRKNPVEGKDLLNAMMNGKDPKTGMGMSDGNIVDNLITFLIAGHETTSGLLSFAFYYLLENPEKLQRAREEVDEVLGDENITADHLPKMPYINMIFRETLRLMPTAPGFYVTPFKDEVIGGQYNVSAGDPLFLFLHMIHRDPEVWGPDAEEFRPERMADEHFNKLPKNAWKPFGNGMRGCIGREFAWQEAQIVTIMLLQNFDMVKADPNYKLKIKQSLTIKPDGFNMKVKLREGRDLTNLFKNPSLASSKQPSLSSRKNLNISQKDLKPISIFYGSNTGTCEALAERLSADCATFGFMPSKPLPLDDATKNLSKDGPNIILAASYDGKPSDNATEFTKWAEALQPGELEGTQFAVFGCGHKDWVSTLYRIPKVLDKCLADAGADRLVEIGLTDASTGRLYPDFDDWAHSKLFPELASRHGITLDHEPDSLELSVTINQSQRNDIGGNFKRAEVVENTLLTSPGVPRKYSLLLKLPKDMAYTPGDHVLVLPKNPPQLVDRVMTCFGVDDDTVLTVSSQRPTFLPTGTPILASNLFSTLVELSQTVSRTSLKRLVDFAGNDETKVEIQSLAGDRYDAEIDQQRMSILDILRKYPSINMPLSTFLSMLPQMRPRTYSFASTPEWKPGHGSLLFSVVEATEASGSSLARPGGLATNYMAQLRPGDSVLVEPRPCRVELRTAMTAELNVPVVMIAVGAGLAPFLGFMQKRYLQAQKSGHLSNSPCTLFFGCRGAKMDDICRDTLDEYSRTGVVSIHRAFSRDWDSPYKYVQHLVAKHADTLARLWGQGAIVMICSGKKVSDDVFDVLGPILHSEDRRLNTTRASDWKTWMDGVSKERLILEVFG; encoded by the exons ATGGCAGCAAAACAAGAATCGAAAAAGCACGATGACAAGCACAAGGGACAAATCCCTGGACCAAAGG GCCTTCCAATCATCGGTAGCCTTCTGGACATCGACCTCACAGACTCCCTGAAATCAATAATCGACATGGCCAAAGATTACC CAAAACTATTCGCACTAAATATAGGAGGAAACACAGAGGTCATGATCTGCAGTCGCGAGCTCATGGACGAACTGTCAGACGAGTCACGATTCCACAAACTTGTCGTCGGAGGTGTCGAAAAGCTACGGCCTCTGGCTGGCGATGGCCTCTTCTCGGCGCAGCATAATAACCAGGAATGGGCTATTGCGCATCGAATCCTCATGCCGCTATTTGGGCCGCTGACCATCAGAGAGATGTTCCCTGATATGCGCGATATCTCAGAACAGCTCTGCCTCAAATG GGCACGGTTAGGCTCTTCATCTACCATCGACGTTGGAAATGACTTCACACGACTAACGCTCGACACCATTGCCCTCTGCACAATGGGCTTCCGCTTCAACAGCTTCTATAGCAACGACAAGATGCACCCTTTTGTCGAGAGCATGGTCGCAGCTCTCATCGACGCTGAAAAGCAATCCTTCCTCCCCGACGTCGTGCAATCACTAAGAATACGAGCCCAATCCCATTTCAAGAAGCACGCTGCTGTGATGAAGAGCACGTGTCAGGACATTCTCGACCAGCGACGGAAGAATCCTGTCGAGGGTAAGGATCTGCTGAATGCGATGATGAATGGCAAAGATCCCAAGACGGGGATGGGCATGAGTGATGGGAACATCGTCGACAACCTCATCACTTTCCTCATCGCGGGCCACGAGACCACCTCTGGGCTCTTGTCGTTTGCATTCTACTACCTCCTCGAGAACCCTGAGAAGCTACAAAGGGCTCGTGAGGAGGTCGACGAGGTATTGGGCGATGAGAACATCACAGCCGATCATCTTCCCAAGATGCCCTACATCAACATGATCTTTCGCGAGACTCTTCGTCTCATGCCCACCGCACCAGGGTTCTACGTCACACCGTTCAAAGACGAAGTAATCGGCGGCCAATACAACGTCTCCGCAGGCGATCCCctgttcctcttcctccacaTGATCCACCGCGATCCCGAAGTCTGGGGCCCTGATGCCGAGGAGTTCAGGCCTGAGAGGATGGCGGACGAGCACTTTAACAAACTCCCCAAGAACGCTTGGAAGCCTTTCGGAAATGGTATGCGAGGCTGTATCGGTCGAGAATTCGCATGGCAGGAAGCTCAAATC GTTACAATCATGCTTCTCCAGAACTTCGACATGGTCAAGGCCGACCCCAActacaagctcaagattaaGCAGTCTCTCACCATCAAGCCAGACGGTTTCAATATGAAGGTCAAGCTCCGAGAGGGACGCGACTTGAccaacctcttcaagaacCCCAGTCTCGCAAGTTCCAAGCAGCCCAGTCTCTCCAGCCGAAAGAACCTCAACATCTCACAGAAGGACCTGAAGCCCATTTCGATCTTTTACGGGTCCAACACTGGAACTTGTGAGGCGTTGGCGGAGCGGCTATCGGCGGATTGTGCGACATTCGGGTTCATGCCTTCTAAGCCTCTGCCGCTTGATGACGCTACGAAGAACCTGTCCAAGGATGGACCGAATatcatcttggctgcttccTACGATGGAAAGCCTTCTGATAATGCGACTGAGTTTACTAAGTGGGCTGAGGCGCTGCAGCCCGGGGAGCTAGAGGGCACTCAGTTTGCTGTCTTCGGATGCG GCCACAAGGACTGGGTGTCGACCTTGTATCGCATTCCCAAGGTTCTGGACAAGTGCTTAGCAGACGCTGGCGCCGATCGTCTCGTTGAGATTGGTCTCACCGACGCTAGCACCGGCCGTTTATACCCCGACTTCGACGACTGGGCACATAGCAAACTCTTCCCCGAACTCGCCAGCCGCCACGGTATCACTCTTGACCACGAGCCTGACTCTCTCGAACTCAGCGTCACTATTAACCAGTCCCAGCGGAACGATATCGGAGGCAACTTCAAGAGGGCCGAGGTCGTGGAGAATACTCTTCTCACTAGCCCTGGTGTTCCTCGAAAGTACAGTCTACTCCTCAAGTTACCGAAGGATATGGCGTACACTCCTGGTGATCATGTCTTGGTTCTGCCTAAGAATCCGCCTCAGCTTGTCGATCGGGTCATGACTTGCTTTGGTGTAGATGATGATACTGTCTTGACTGTGTCATCCCAACGACCGACTTTCCTTCCCACTGGTACTCCCATCCTTGCTTCGAACCTCTTCAGCACACTTGTTGAACTGTCCCAGACAGTCAGCCGCACCAGTCTCAAGAGACTTGTGGACTTTGCAGGCAATGATGAGACCAAGGTTGAAATCCAAAGTCTCGCTGGTGATAGGTACGACGCCGAGATCGACCAACAACGCATGTCCATCCTCGACATTCTCCGCAAGTACCCCTCCATCAACATGCCCCTGTCAACCTTCCTCTCCATGCTTCCCCAGATGCGTCCCCGCACGTACTCCTTcgcctcaacaccagagtGGAAGCCTGGCCACGGCTCACTTCTCTTCTCCGTCGTTGAAGCCACTGAAGCCAGTGGATCATCGCTTGCACGCCCAGGTGGTTTGGCTACCAACTACATGGCTCAGCTCCGCCCCGGCGACTCTGTTCTTGTTGAGCCTCGACCTTGCAGAGTTGAGCTGCGCACTGCCATGACCGCTGAGCTCAACGTTCCTGTCGTCATGATCGCTGTGGGCGCCGGTCTCGCTCCCTTTTTGGGATTCATGCAGAAGCGATACCTACAGGCTCAGAAGTCAGGCCACTTGTCCAACTCCCCCTGCACACTCTTCTTTGGATGCCGTGGTGCTAAGATGGATGACATCTGCCGCGATACGCTGGATGAGTACTCCCGTACAGGCGTTGTATCAATCCATCGTGCCTTCAGCCGCGATTGGGACTCACCGTATAAGTATGTTCAGCACTTGGTGGCTAAGCACGCTGATACCTTGGCGCGACTTTGGGGGCAGGGTGCTATCGTAATGATTTGCAGTGGTAAGAAGGTTTCTGACGATGTGTTTGATGTTTTGGGCCCTATTCT